GGTCGGTGTCGGCAGCAGTGAGCTGACCGTGACAATCCCCGGCGCAAGCGACGAAGTGATGAACGGCGTCGCATCGGGAATCGGCGCATTCTTTGTCGAATTCACGAGCGCCGTGGATGCCGCAGAGGATCCGGTCACGCCCCCTGACGATCAGGCCTATGCCACCGGTAACGGATCTTCCTTTACGATCACGGGCCTGACCAACCGGGTGACCTATACCTTCAACGTCTACGCGCTCGACAACGCGGGCAACCGCTCGGTCGAGTTCGTGGCCGACCTGGAGGGAACGCCGGCGCCAGGTGTGAGCCTGCTCGATCTGCTCGGTGAGAACGGCTGCGTGTTCTCGCCGCGCGCGCGCGGCTGGGGCGCGGGCGAACTGCTCCTCTGGCTGGGCGCGCTCGCGATAGCGCTCGCCGTTCGTCGCCGCGGAGCGCGCGCATGATCCGCCGCATCCTTCCCGTTCTGCTGGGCGCATGGCTGGTGCTGTGCGCCGCGGGCAGCGCGCACGCGCAGGGCATTCCCCAGAGCCGTCGCAGCACGCTTGGTGCCGGGCGTTTCTGGGGCTCGATGCAGATGGAGTGGATCAGCGTCGGGGATTCGCGCCAGCGCTCCTACTTCGAAGAATCGAGCGCACAGCAATATTCTTTTGAAGCGGGCATGCGGCTGACCGGCAATTTCGACCTGCTGGGCTCCATTGGATACCGCTACGAGAGCGCGCACCAGCTCAATGAGAATGATTTCCTGATGATCCCGCCAGTGATCAGCCGACTGACGAACGTCGACACCCTGCACACGATTCCGATGACCGCTTCGCTGCGCTACCGCCTGCAGTGGGACCCCGATGCCTGGCTCGTGCCCTATGTGCGCGGCGGAGTGACGGGCGCGTGGTTCGTCTATGACGAGGACACGATCGGTGTCGGCAATGTCTGGGGCATCAAGTGGGGCGTGCACGGCGGCGCAGGGCTGCTCTGGCGCATCGACGAGCTCGACAAAAACTCGCGGCGCTCGCTTCGCAACCAGGGCATCGACGGCATGTATCTCGACACCGGTTTTCACTGGCAGTGGGTCAACAACTTCGGCACCAAGACGCCCAACCAGTACAACGG
This Chrysiogenia bacterium DNA region includes the following protein-coding sequences:
- a CDS encoding outer membrane beta-barrel protein, which translates into the protein MIRRILPVLLGAWLVLCAAGSAHAQGIPQSRRSTLGAGRFWGSMQMEWISVGDSRQRSYFEESSAQQYSFEAGMRLTGNFDLLGSIGYRYESAHQLNENDFLMIPPVISRLTNVDTLHTIPMTASLRYRLQWDPDAWLVPYVRGGVTGAWFVYDEDTIGVGNVWGIKWGVHGGAGLLWRIDELDKNSRRSLRNQGIDGMYLDTGFHWQWVNNFGTKTPNQYNGKGLDLSGMGARLGLTIWVR